The sequence CTCGCTGCAGGAGGTCAAATGTGTGGACTCGGGGTGGTGGTGGGGactggggtgccaggtgatcgGGGCATGTGTTTAGAAGCTGGACATCACCTGCATGTGCTCTGATGCCCACTGTAATATTACCAGGGAGTGTTACAGAGGACACTGATACACTGCACATTACCAGGAAGTGTTATAGAGGCCACTGTGATATATTGTACATCGACAGTGTGTTCTCTAGTGCCCACCGTAAAATTACCATGGGTGCAACAAGGAGACAATGCTGTAGCCTCCAtactgtataatgtctccttgttgcccccacacactaatgtccccttgtagcccccatactaTGGGATAAATGGGTATTTATTACAAAATACATCGTTATTGCGATACATTTCTTAATATCAGATTATTTAccaatattttttaaattgtccaACCCTAAATGAGACATTAAAATAAATGACAGAAgtccctctcctgctctggacggaGCGCTCTGTCtgcactcactgcttcctggtcttctGCCTGCGCCGCACTGTGACCAGACATCgcacagcgtcgggtcatagtgcgcgcctACAGTACGTGCTCCACATCCGGACGttacgcagtcaggacacagcacaGTCACCGCCCATGGCGCCTCCTGCACACTACTGAGCGCTTTTATAATGGAGGCGCTCATTAGtactcgctttataagacgcactgacattttcccccacTTTAAGTCTTACAAAGCCAAATACAGtagatatgaatatatatatacacgccaATAAATCAATTTACAGAACTCCCAAATAAGTCCAATAAAAAAGGCGATTTATTCTTCCCTGTACAGCGACATTTCTGTCCTATCACAGGACTTTTCTCGGACAGGACAGAAATGTCGCTGTCTGTACGTGGAAGAATAAATCCTCTTTTGTGATTGGACTTTTTGGGAACGCTGCGACTTCTTCACTGGTGTACATCTGAGGGCTGTGGATCCAGGCCCTGCTCGCTGTAGCCCTGTATACTATTTTTCCTGGAAGTGCTGCTTTGTGCATTACATATAATGAATTTCCACACAACTGATCTTATTACAACATGCCAGTATGATGGGTGATGAACTATGGGCACCACTGCCACCCCTCATACACCAGTCACATCACCTGCCCCCATCCACTAATAACATGGCACGAGAAGATGCCGCCATGTAGTTCTCTCTCATTCTTCTGGACACTGGACTGCCACTCAAGATGCCCACCtcacagcaaacatggcagagcatgTCCATGGTCCACTGCCAGGAGATGCCACCTGAGGATTCCATCGTGAACTCTGACCCCTGCACACGACCAACTGCCGTTCAGATTCAACTGTCGACGGCAGCGAGCAGAGGCGGTCTACAGATTGGAAGATTTTTTCGACAATGGCGTCCACTGGACAGACAGAAGACAGCGAGGAGGAGAAGAGGGAAGACAAGAGGAAGAGGGAAGAGGAGAGCATCCCTGGATCCAGCGCCTCAAGGAAGAGGAGAGCAACCGAGGAGAGCGGATCGGAGGATGAGGGGCTGACATCAGACAGCAGCCAAGACTCTGACACGTCCAGCCCCTATGCCAGGCTTACCATCAGCCGCTTCACCATCCACCAGGTCTTGGGCAGGGGCAGCTTTGGCAAAGTaagttttagtattttttttattcatttttaatacAATATTTCCATTTTATCCCCATCTATTGctttctgttatcagccattttatGCTGGGTAGATGAGTATTCTCCATTTCTTTTCCTCAGGTGGTCCTGGCATCAGTCCCTGGCCGAAACATCTACACGGCCGTCAAAATGATCGACAAAAAGTGGGACAATGCAGATACCATCACGAGAGAGCGGCGGATACTCCTGGCCACCAGAGCCTGCCCGTTCCTATGCCACCTGTATGCCGCACATCAGTCTCAGGAGCGGGCATATTTCATCACGGAGTATCTGTCCGGTGGCAGCCTGGAGGCTTTGATCAATATGTGCGGCTACCTGAATACAGACAGCGTAAGGTAAGAGAATGGGGAGTAAACACGGAGGTCAGAGGTACAGTTAGGAGAGGGATGGAGGGCTTGTCCCAAGGTGCAAGGTGGCGGTGTATTTCTTGGTAACTTCTTGTTCAGGGTATTTACATGCAGATCTATGGCACCAAACTGAATGTAGTGGTAGTAGTATCTACTACTCTGTAGTGGTCGGTCAGGTGGATAAACAAACTAGTGAATAGAAAGAATACAGGCTGCCATAAAACAGCACTTCTTCTCTGCTGGTGACCTCCCAGGATCCTTCATAACATGATATTAGGGAAATTCTAGGGAAGGATTTGATTATATTAGACCAGGGATCAGAAAccctcggcactccagctgttgtgaaactacaactcccagcatgctcctttcacttctatgggagttcagaaaacagccaagcaagtttgcatgatgggagatgtagtttcacaacacctggagtgccagaggttgctgacccctgcattAGACTATTCTCTGTTCTCCCCATCAGATTCTACACAGCAGAGCTGGTATGTGGCCTCCAGTTCCTCCATGGACACAACATCGTCCACCGGTGAGCAGAACTTTCCCCCTTCTCTCTGTCCCCTTTACATGCTGGAGATCATGCATCCAGCTTTACTAGAGTCCTGAATTTCTATTTGCACAGTCTTGCAGATTTGTAATTTTCTTGTATTATTTCCCTACAGAGATCTGAAGCCGCTTAACATCATGTTGGATGCAGATGGACACATCCGTATAATCGACCTCGGGCTGGCCCAAGATGGTGTCACCACCTCCAATAAGATCCGTGGAGTGACGGGAAGCCTTTATTACATGGCCCCCGAGATACTTCTTAGGAAAAGTTACTGCACAGCAGTtgactggtggagtctggggatTGTGGTGTCCAGGATGGCATCAGGACACCACCCATTTCACTATGGCCCCTTCCGAAAGACGGCTCGCACAGCCATTACCACCCATGAGCCAAACATTCCATCTTGGCTTCATGCTGATGTGCAACATCTTGTTGCAAAACTGCTGTGCAAGAAACCTAAGAAGCGTCTCGGTGTGCGTGGCAATATACGGAGGCATCCACTGTTTTCCACCATCGGCTGGAAGGAACTGGAGGAGAGGAGGGCACGGCCGCCATTCACACCATTTCAGCGGGTTCTGGAGAAGCAACATCTGTGTTGGCCGAAGGATAAAAAAGCCCATCACCCCGTGGCCGAATTTAGCTACATGTCACCTAGCTGGGCCCGGTAAGATCCTCTGAGAATAACTCATCAGTTGTGGTTATCACTGTCCTTCTCCCTATCCCAATGACTATGTCTCTGCTTCTTCTTAGGTGGATGAGAAGATCTGGGCTGTGAAGGAGTCCACGACCATCTGGTGAGAGATCACTATATAAACAGGACACCTAACATTAAATCTCAACATTATATTTGATGTTACATGgctaaatgctttattatatgaCCATTCGTTAAGATAACAGAATCTACAGTAGATAGATTTGTTTGAGATGTCTTCCTGTAATGTCTTCCAGGATGAAATCCTGCCAACCTCCCAGAACTTTGTGCCTCCTCCTGACCAATGCCTCATGTGATTGCTGTTCTGTCACCTCGGCTGCCATGAAATCTCATCTCTCTCCATACCATCCTGATGCCTCATCACTGTCATCGTGTGGCTGCCCCTGTCCTTGACCTGACATCCTCCGATCCCCGGGCTGGCATCTGACATCACTCCAGCCTGAAGATGCTCTAGGACCCCAGGAGCGGCCTGTGCTTAGTTTCCATCTGGTGAGTTCAGGGACAATAGCCGCATGTTGTAGTCCTGGGGCTGCTAAGCGGCTATTACCCCTGAACTCCCCGCAGCACAGGCCGGGTAAGTTATACATACACCGCACATCACTAATACTACATGATAGGTATAGGAACACTACAGGACAGGTATAGGAACACTACAGGACAGGTATAGGAACACTACAGGACAGGCATAGACACCCACACATAGACAGAGATATCGGCTTTGATCCTGGGATTTATTCTGATCGCCATATTtggggtcgggaaggaattttccccctAGTTGAGGACAATTCACCTATTCCTCACAGGGGTTTTCGCCTTCCTCGGGATCTACACGGCCTTAAATAGGTTTAGTATGAACATTAGTCCACACATTAGTATAGTAATATAAATGTAGAAAGAATAGTTTAAAAACATTTAATATTTAATAAACCTAAACATAAAATTAGCAGAAGTCTCTGAATTGAGTATAATACACTTCTTACATTTATCCCCATATCCCGCAGGTCAGGAATCAGCCTTTGATCCTgggatttagggctcattcataactacaaatgagcccctaggagcaatgggggcgttgtcgttactcctagaggctccgttctcttgCCGCCGCCTGCTCATTTTGAAAGGGGCAGGGAGTGTTCACGTCACCCTGCCCGGCCCAGACTTCAGTAATAATCTAATGTCTGCGCCGTGCCTTTTGGTGCATGCATGGTAATGGATGGCAGCTCGCCAGCTGCGGACTtccctactgcgcctgcgccgcatACGTCACAGTATACCTAGAACACTTCCACTAAGGAAGTCCGCAGCCGGCAAGCATCATTCCTTTACTACACGTGTACCGCACGGCGCAGGTGTGAGATTTTCACTTGAAGTCAGGGCCACGCAGGATGATGTGAACAATGCTTGACCCATCAATCAAAATGAGCAGGGcacggcaggggagggagaacgGGGCcactaggagtaatggcaacgcccccattgctcctagaggctcatttgcatacaacaGTAGTTTTTTTCTCTAAAACGGAGGCGCCTAGAAATAAGAGAGTAACACTGTTATCTTCAGCTGAGATCAGCACGTGTCTAACGTCAGCCAGGTTACTAAGCATGTgtctgatgacagaagcccttcaaCGCTGTTTTAATACATTTCCCAATACTAGAATGAGCCCCCATTTACCTAAATAAAATTGGCTTCTTACCCCCTATACCGTTGTACTTGTCTTTATTCCTATTAGATATCCATGTAGTAAATGCTTTTACATTTCTTATTTTGGCttgtaaaaaatatttatttatttattttttattttttaaacaccacacaaaaaaaaaaaactcggagGAGATTCATAGAGAGTGGAGTTTGTGATGGTTTGAGATGCCCCTAAAATATTTAAGAGGCTCATGGCTCTTAAAATTTTTGGTGCATCTTGGCCGCTATGTTTTCTAGAATCTGAAAGCGACACCAGCTGGGACCCGGCATAGGTTTCGGGCATTCTTTGCACCAGAAAAGCGCCGTATGTGTTGGGATGTATCGGATCACTAAGCCTCAACCCTCCTGCCCATGCCCCCACCCACCTTTAGCAAAAGAGGTGAACATGGCAGAGAAGGGCAAAGGGTTGCACAATTCGGCTCCGGAGGCTTAATAAATGTCACCCAATGTGTGAACGTATATTCATCTGTGGTGGATAACATCGACATCCGCACCGCAGGTGAatttacactgcagattttcttCTGTAACACGTGGATGAGACCGGCTAAAATCCCATCCACTTTGCTAGTTCTGGTTTATGCTGTagattttctgcatgcagttCCTCGGTGGAAAATCCACAGTATATTACTGTactagcaaagtggatgagattttaccaAATCACATCCATATGTTACAGGAGAAAATCAGCAGTGGAAATTCACCTGTTGTACGGATTTTAATGGTACAGCCAGATGGGGCGGACTGCTGGTATCTATGGAAGAAGGGGAAGGGGACCACCATTTACTCACCTCTGGCCCCTTtacccaaccttgacccataacaaaaacactgacaactgtgtcacttttattgctgggtggtgatcggccacagcttctttattaaagcggcaaaccttaataaaccataataacggagcggtatgccaaacgccggactcccagcgggcaagttaaaccgtaataaTCAGATCGGTAtgccaaccgctggactcccagcgggcaagtacgcCATCTGCCACCACCATATCTCTGCTGAACTCAAATGCCGCCACGAAGGAGACCCGTTCTCCAAACGGGCCTCCAACCACCACCCAGCAGAACAGAGTCTGTTGAAACCCTTACAACAAGCCGAAAAGAAATTGCCCCAACTAGCATCCAAGCAGAAGATGCCAACGGTTCCCCCTTAACAAaccaaagccaataagataatgggtcgcATGACAAACGGGAAgcctagatgcccgtgatgagaacatagtcctaccactttacacatcagcccacacatggaggactgtgtacagttctgtgcccttgcgaacaaggcagacatagcagggctggagagggttcagaagagggcaactaaagtaataactggaatggggcaactacagtaccctgaaagattatcaacattagggttattcactttagaaaaaattgACTAAGGGGGGGTCTAATTACTATGCCAATAATAACAAAGAACCATCCAAAGACAACTCccccatctatttatccccaggacaaaGACTAACCATGAGACCTCCTcttatctggaggaaagaaggtttataaacaaacatagaggaggattcttaaccagtggcgtagggatcgccatagcaaccatagcagtggctatggggccctacgccactgggggcccgtccgggccgccttctgtagattattattatttttttattaacacacacactacacacaggcagccaggcccgagccgccaGCCCTAgactagtgtagtgggcggggtgcgggcggtccgcggctcgggcctggctggggagaaggagtcaggactggagcagggcGCACGGCCGCACgagcagcagatgaggtaggTGGTGGAGCCGTGGAGGAGGCCGGAACAGGGGCGTACCTGAGGGACAGAGGCGGAGCCAGGCACCAGCGCCGCAGGCTCGGCTGCAGCGCAGGAAATTCGAATCCTAAGTAACTTCCGGAATCCATTGtgagctgcagggcaggctatgGGAAACCGAGGGTGGGCACAATTAGTGGGCGGTCCGTCCGTGGCCCAGaccggctcgggcctggctgggggaggagtcaggagcagTCAGAGCAGGCGAGCAGCACAGATGAGGTAGGCAGCGGAGGGGGCCGGACCGGGGGCATTCCTGAgtggagggaggagggactggacTGGAGCCAGCCACCAGGTTGGAGAAGCAGCAgagggaggcggactcaggcggtggagggggccgggccGGGGGTGTACTACCTGgagtggagggactagggagggagtggtcccgccggccgcactggcgccagtcagattccCGCTCTCTGACTGCCGGAAACCAGTCTGAGCAGCTCAGCAGTGTGTGACTGACATTGACTAAGTGAGAGTGTCATAGTCTCAGTCTCGCACTGCTACTGCTGCCAGCCTGTGCCTGCGCTGTACTGGGCCAGTCCTCTGCTCGGTgctcctgcctcctcctcctctggtcTCCAGTCTCCAGTCCTGCCACTCCAGTCTGTGCCTGCTGCCTGCTGTGACTCTAAATAATAGTAAGAAGTGAATTTAAGAAAGTGAGAAGTGAGAACTTATGATTTCTGAGATActtgatctgaattctgaagttaaaaagagctgcctgcagagtggggcccccaagagaagcaaggggcgccctccttatccttgcaggtctgcaggcagctctttttaacttcagaattcagatcatcagactctcactaattacaaatttacagcacacacacctgtagtgtccaccatcagacaggggagggaagaaaccccagaactagagtgttcCCCCAActtggggggcacactgacactctagttctggggtttcttccctcccctgtctgatggtggacactacaggggtgtgtgctgtaattagtaagtgagagtctgatgatctgaagttaaaaagagatgccagcagtgaAAAAGGGggcgccccttccttcttttggggggcacactctagttctggggtttcttccacccccccttatatgacagactaagggtacttttacacttgcggcaggacggatccggcaggctgttcagcctgtcggattcatcctgccgctatttcgctgttccgctgctccgtccccattgactattatggggatggggcggagctctggTGCAGCATGGcactgcgcggtgagaggccaccgggcgaaaaagtcggacttgcagtacttttTGGCCGCCAGCCTTTCACCGCACACTGCCGCGCTGCACCAGAGCTCCGTCCCCATTccaattatagtaaatggggatggagtgggggcaaggcgaaatagcggcaggacggatccaagaGGCTGAACAGcccgtcggatccgtcctgccgcaagtgtgaaactgctcatggtggtgggagatctaggatgggtgtttgggtgggagctctggaaggggtggtggaaggcccgatagatatgtgggggggggggggcataacatttttttgctatggggcccatgcatttctagctatgcccctgctggCTCCCTAGCcaaaggctggtggcccagggtttGTGGCTCAGTCGTCCAGCCGGTTCTCTGGTCATAAGGCTGGTGACCCaggatctgtggcagagtatccccgtcTCAGTGTCTTCTTTAGGTCACTCATATtcggtctggcagagtctctcctattaAGCATTGGTCCCtctctgcagacaactaggggttCTGATCAGGACAGTATTTCTAATTAGGCACTCATGGACACGTGCCTAGGGTGGGGCCATCAGGATGGGCGTTGTGAGAGAgttaaacttttttcttttcattttttataataaatgcCAACTCCCTCTCAGGGAACCAGCTGTAGTGTCCCCTTGTCATACCCTATACAAAGCCCcctaccctgtactgtgccccttaaTCTGTACTGTGCTTTTATTACCCTGTAATATGCCCCACTACTATGCCCTGCACTGAGCCACCTTATAGGTGGTACTGTGCATCCCAACATGTATctatgccctcttataccctgcaTTTTGCCCCTTATCA comes from Bufo gargarizans isolate SCDJY-AF-19 unplaced genomic scaffold, ASM1485885v1 original_scaffold_2171_pilon, whole genome shotgun sequence and encodes:
- the LOC122924044 gene encoding protein kinase C theta type-like: MASTGQTEDSEEEKREDKRKREEESIPGSSASRKRRATEESGSEDEGLTSDSSQDSDTSSPYARLTISRFTIHQVLGRGSFGKVVLASVPGRNIYTAVKMIDKKWDNADTITRERRILLATRACPFLCHLYAAHQSQERAYFITEYLSGGSLEALINMCGYLNTDSVRFYTAELVCGLQFLHGHNIVHRDLKPLNIMLDADGHIRIIDLGLAQDGVTTSNKIRGVTGSLYYMAPEILLRKSYCTAVDWWSLGIVVSRMASGHHPFHYGPFRKTARTAITTHEPNIPSWLHADVQHLVAKLLCKKPKKRLGVRGNIRRHPLFSTIGWKELEERRARPPFTPFQRVLEKQHLCWPKDKKAHHPVAEFSYMSPSWARWMRRSGL